The sequence TTATGATGAACTACAATGGTATTGATAAAAAGAATTCTGATTTTAAAGATGTTTTAAAGCCTTTAATGCGTATTAGAGGTGTTAAAAATTGTGTTCTTGCCACCATGGATGGTATGCCGGTTGGAGAAATAGATCAAGAGGGAGTTATAATCAGTGCCACCAGTGCAGCAGTTTTAGGTGCAATCACCGAAATGGTCAAGAACATAAACTTTGGAATAGCTGAAAAACTCATAGTTGAAACTGATTTCGGTAAGATAATCATAGAGGAAATAGGGCACAACCATGCCATAGTTGTGCTTACAGACGACAGTGTTAACATTGGACTGATCAGACTGACACTCAAGAAAGCTGCAGAAAATCTTCGGAACCTTATTCAACCAGTGGCCAGTGGTTAAAAAAAAGATTGATGAAAATGGAAGCTATTTCTAATAGAATAAAACGTGTTTTAGATGAAATGCACGGGAAGTCAGACATAAGGGAATCTTACGTCATCAGAAAGGATGGTCTCATAATCTGTTCCCATGTTCCAAGTACCAGCAGCCACAGAATATCTGCAATGTCTGCATCACTCTTGGAACTTGGAAAAAGAACCCTTAAAGAAGTTGCAGGTGACGATCTAAAGTTGATAATGGTCAATGGAAATGATATAAACATCATCATATCTGGATCAGGGGACATTGCACTGGTCTGTGCTATAGGTGCTGATGAGAACGTTGGCATGATATTCATACGTATTAAAATGGCCATAAAAAAGGTTCAAGCCATACTGGATGAAGCCTACGGTAAAACCATTCCATGAATATATTTTTGAATTCTTTTAATAGGATATCCCGTGTTTCAACTTATTTTTGAATATGATATCCCTGTTTTTTCCATAATTCAACACATCTTATTTTCTACTGACAATTTAAATGATCCTGATCTTATGCTCTCAGAAACTCCCTTCCCGATGATGATTTTAAAGGTAGCCCAAATCTTTCAAGGGGTTTGTGATATCTATTCAAGTATATGAGGTAACGAAGCATTGAAATCATACAATGGGTAAATTACTTCTTACATCTACAACTTACTTATACATAGAGGTGATGGGA is a genomic window of Methanobacterium congolense containing:
- a CDS encoding roadblock/LC7 domain-containing protein; its protein translation is MEAISNRIKRVLDEMHGKSDIRESYVIRKDGLIICSHVPSTSSHRISAMSASLLELGKRTLKEVAGDDLKLIMVNGNDINIIISGSGDIALVCAIGADENVGMIFIRIKMAIKKVQAILDEAYGKTIP
- a CDS encoding roadblock/LC7 domain-containing protein; this translates as MMNYNGIDKKNSDFKDVLKPLMRIRGVKNCVLATMDGMPVGEIDQEGVIISATSAAVLGAITEMVKNINFGIAEKLIVETDFGKIIIEEIGHNHAIVVLTDDSVNIGLIRLTLKKAAENLRNLIQPVASG